In Marinomonas posidonica IVIA-Po-181, a single window of DNA contains:
- a CDS encoding AraC family transcriptional regulator has product MDRVQHFTSPDPCVSLISGHYQSFEFDRHYHLDYHFGLILEGQQAFASQGERHRVGPGDIIIMPPDVLHDGQAMLDSGYKTQVFSVEPHWFNEMHITRSSQGQLTFTDNVIQDPIVFQSLTQAYMALCNEELSQLARDCLPFEGFSPLVERYGQSHAKPIYALGKSNLERLRAFLLAHLAEPVSLQQLADLCHLSPSQFQRQFKAKVGMTPYAWFSRLRLEQAMKLLKAKIPGTDVAQQVGFYDQAHFSKAFKHSFGVSPSQIR; this is encoded by the coding sequence ATGGACAGAGTACAACATTTCACTTCTCCCGACCCTTGTGTGAGTTTAATCAGCGGACATTATCAATCGTTTGAATTTGATCGACACTACCATCTCGATTATCACTTTGGACTCATTTTGGAAGGTCAGCAAGCCTTTGCTTCACAAGGTGAACGTCATCGCGTTGGACCTGGCGACATCATTATCATGCCGCCTGATGTCCTACATGATGGCCAAGCTATGTTGGATTCGGGCTACAAAACTCAGGTATTTTCAGTTGAGCCACATTGGTTTAACGAAATGCACATCACTAGATCTTCTCAAGGCCAGTTGACCTTTACTGACAATGTCATTCAGGACCCAATAGTATTCCAATCACTCACTCAAGCTTACATGGCCTTATGCAACGAAGAATTAAGCCAACTGGCTCGCGACTGCCTGCCGTTCGAAGGCTTCTCACCTTTAGTGGAGCGTTATGGACAAAGTCACGCCAAGCCAATTTATGCCCTAGGGAAAAGCAACCTTGAACGTTTGCGAGCGTTTTTACTGGCGCATCTAGCCGAACCTGTCTCCTTACAACAACTGGCGGACTTGTGTCACCTCAGTCCAAGCCAATTCCAACGTCAATTTAAAGCCAAAGTCGGAATGACACCCTATGCTTGGTTCTCTCGCTTGCGCCTAGAGCAAGCCATGAAATTATTAAAAGCCAAGATACCTGGTACAGACGTGGCCCAACAAGTGGGCTTTTACGATCAAGCACACTTTAGCAAAGCCTTTAAACACAGTTTTGGCGTTTCTCCCTCACAAATTCGTTAA
- a CDS encoding STAS/SEC14 domain-containing protein, with protein sequence MFRVEKQGENHLYIELDGQMDSEQMEVALNEFILLAQGIEKGTMLYEIASFHFPSFSAIGIKLSKLPTLFSLIGKFRKAAVLTDETWLQKVSEIEGLLIPGLDIEAFPLDEKAAAEAWLAAE encoded by the coding sequence ATGTTCCGTGTTGAAAAACAAGGTGAAAACCACTTATACATTGAGCTTGATGGCCAGATGGATTCTGAGCAAATGGAAGTGGCTCTGAATGAATTTATTTTACTGGCTCAAGGCATTGAAAAGGGCACTATGTTGTACGAAATAGCCTCCTTTCACTTTCCTTCTTTTAGTGCCATTGGCATTAAACTATCCAAGCTGCCTACTTTGTTTAGCTTGATCGGTAAGTTTCGTAAAGCCGCGGTGCTGACCGATGAAACGTGGCTGCAAAAAGTCAGCGAGATTGAAGGGCTGTTGATTCCGGGCCTCGACATCGAAGCTTTCCCATTGGATGAGAAGGCGGCTGCCGAGGCATGGCTGGCAGCAGAGTAA